A stretch of Lepidochelys kempii isolate rLepKem1 chromosome 14, rLepKem1.hap2, whole genome shotgun sequence DNA encodes these proteins:
- the LOC140897609 gene encoding urotensin-2 receptor-like: MEPNLTAGGAGNASGRAAGSGGGGGSELLIAFGAVLSCMCVAGVAGNVYTLAVMCHSARGAAPMYSSIVSLALADLLYLSTIPFIVCTYLAQDWYFGDLGCRVLLSLDLLTMHASIFTLTLMCAERYLAVTRPLGSLTRSRGYRKATAGAVWSVSLLLTLPMMLMVTLTEAGQAGGKVKRMCAPTWSADAYRTYLTVLFSTSIMAPGVIIGYLYARLARTYLESQRNPPHKEGKRSPRQKVLIMVFSIVLVFWACFLPFWVWQLVRLYHSSLQLTSETQKCINYLVTCLTYSNSCINPFLYTLLTKNYREYLRNRHRSFHRFTSSFRKRSSNLQRSWGRAMSSSNQYDYTSESLGMATLKDK; the protein is encoded by the coding sequence aTGGAGCCCAACCTCACCGCCGGCGGGGCAGGCAACGCGTCCGGCCGGGCGGCGGGctcgggcggcggcggcggcagcgagCTGCTCATCGCCTTCGGCGCGGTGCTGTCCTGCATGTGCGTGGCCGGGGTGGCGGGGAACGTGTACACCCTGGCGGTGATGTGCCACTCGGCGCGCGGCGCCGCCCCCATGTACAGCTCCATCGTCAGCCTGGCGCTGGCCGACCTGCTCTACCTCTCCACCATCCCCTTCATCGTCTGCACCTACCTGGCGCAGGACTGGTACTTCGGGGACCTGGGCTGCCGCGTCCTGCTCAGCCTGGACCTGCTCACCATGCACGCCAGCATCTTCACCCTCACCCTCATGTGCGCCGAGCGCTACCTGGCCGTCACCCGGCCCCTGGGCAGCCTCACGCGCTCCCGGGGCTACCGCAAAGCCACGGCCGGCGCCGTGTGGTCCGTCTCCCTGCTGCTCACCCTGCCCATGATGCTGATGGTCACGCTGACCGAGGCGGGCCAGGCCGGGGGCAAGGTGAAGCGGATGTGCGCCCCGACCTGGAGCGCCGACGCCTACCGGACCTACCTGACCGTGCTCTTCAGCACCAGCATCATGGCGCCGGGGGTGATCATCGGCTACCTGTACGCACGCCTGGCCAGGACCTACCTGGAGTCCCAGAGGAACCCGCCCCACAAGGAGGGCAAGAGGTCCCCCCGGCAGAAGGTGCTGATCATGGTCTTCAGCATCGTGCTGGTCTTCTGGGCTTGCTTCCTGCCCTTCTGGGTCTGGCAGCTGGTGCGCCTCTACCACAGCTCCCTGCAGTTGACTTCTGAGACCCAAAAGTGCATTAACTACCTGGTGACCTGCCTGACCTACAGCAACAGCTGCATCAACCCCTTCCTTTACACCCTGCTCACCAAGAACTACCGGGAGTACCTGCGCAACAGGCACCGCAGCTTCCACCGCTTCACCTCCTCCTTCCGCAAGCGGAGCTCCAACCTGCAGCGCTCCTGGGGAAGGGCCATGTCCTCCAGCAACCAATATGACTACACCTCCGAGTCCCTGGGCATGGCCACGCTGAAGGACAAgtga